A stretch of the Deltaproteobacteria bacterium genome encodes the following:
- a CDS encoding RNA polymerase sigma factor — protein sequence MTDDQLVERVKNGDSLAFEELVFRYQKPIYYFVLRMLKSPLDAEDAVQKIFLLAYKNIKGFRADSTFKTWLYRIGINQCNNFFRQNKNREFISVDEIPVADFSADQEGDLSEKEILVSLRKAVDRLPYKQRMVVSLRIYQDLSFDEIGKSLDIRANSAKVNFHHAMEKLKNWMKT from the coding sequence ATGACGGACGACCAGTTAGTTGAGCGGGTAAAAAATGGGGATTCCCTGGCCTTTGAAGAACTGGTCTTTCGATACCAGAAGCCGATTTATTATTTTGTCTTGCGGATGCTGAAGAGTCCTTTAGACGCTGAAGATGCTGTCCAAAAAATATTTTTACTGGCTTATAAAAATATCAAGGGATTCAGGGCCGATTCGACTTTTAAAACCTGGTTATATCGAATAGGGATCAACCAATGTAATAATTTTTTCCGTCAAAATAAAAATCGGGAATTCATCTCCGTGGATGAAATCCCGGTGGCCGATTTCAGTGCCGATCAAGAAGGGGATTTGTCGGAAAAGGAAATACTGGTCAGTCTCCGGAAAGCCGTAGATCGGCTTCCCTATAAGCAAAGGATGGTGGTTTCCTTAAGAATTTATCAGGATCTCTCCTTTGATGAAATTGGAAAGTCCCTTGATATCCGGGCAAACTCGGCTAAGGTTAATTTTCACCATGCCATGGAAAAACTCAAAAATTGGATGAAGACCTAA
- a CDS encoding SDR family oxidoreductase, whose protein sequence is MDLKLKDRVTLVTGAGQGIGRAIALLAAYEGGRVAVVDWNPETGQETLKLLEGAGGEGFFWAADVTQPSAVSEVVDQVHKRWGRIDILINNAGFDRPAGIFKIKTEDWDAVQGVHLRAAMLFISRVMPIMRDQKYGQVVNISSVYGKVGGKGEIAYAVAKAGLLGLTKSVAKEVGRYGIRVNAVLPGLTETPSIQAMMAEKFKAEILAQTPLGRMARPEEIARAVVFLASDEASFITGAGLEVSGGWEM, encoded by the coding sequence ATGGATCTGAAGCTGAAAGACAGGGTAACCCTTGTCACCGGAGCCGGTCAGGGGATCGGACGGGCCATCGCCCTCCTGGCGGCCTATGAAGGGGGCAGGGTGGCGGTAGTGGATTGGAACCCGGAAACCGGGCAGGAAACCTTAAAGCTTTTGGAAGGGGCCGGGGGGGAAGGTTTTTTTTGGGCAGCCGACGTGACCCAACCTTCGGCAGTTTCTGAGGTGGTCGATCAGGTGCATAAGCGATGGGGCCGGATCGATATCCTGATCAATAACGCCGGATTTGATCGTCCCGCAGGGATTTTTAAAATCAAGACCGAAGATTGGGATGCCGTGCAGGGGGTTCATCTTCGGGCTGCCATGCTTTTCATCAGCCGGGTCATGCCCATCATGCGGGATCAGAAATATGGGCAGGTCGTTAATATATCGTCGGTTTACGGCAAGGTAGGCGGTAAGGGAGAAATCGCTTATGCTGTGGCCAAGGCCGGTCTCCTGGGATTGACTAAAAGTGTTGCCAAAGAGGTGGGGAGATATGGGATCCGGGTCAACGCCGTCTTGCCCGGCCTGACCGAGACCCCGTCTATTCAAGCCATGATGGCCGAAAAATTCAAAGCAGAAATTCTGGCCCAGACCCCTTTGGGTAGAATGGCCCGACCGGAAGAGATCGCCCGGGCCGTTGTCTTCCTGGCATCCGATGAAGCCAGCTTCATTACCGGAGCCGGTCTGGAAGTCAGCGGCGGCTGGGAGATGTGA